A single window of Coffea eugenioides isolate CCC68of chromosome 7, Ceug_1.0, whole genome shotgun sequence DNA harbors:
- the LOC113777438 gene encoding G-type lectin S-receptor-like serine/threonine-protein kinase LECRK1 translates to MAFFIVAVYLSFLLATTFEAAKAQPDANMIGLGATLYPSSQPWYSPSKRFAFGFFPEGSGFRVGIRIVGSANNVTVWTAQRDDPAVSSSSSLGFIDGKLQLKYEQGQLHTIADPSKPASYASMLDSGNFVLYDQYKSIIWESFIFPTDTILGGQALDPGKELISSLSPIDHPSGRFHLKMQYDGNLVAYPADSADDSVDSYWNTGTMNNPKTKLILTNVTGKLLLADATGTSVIQPVASPLSRVNGSLYRATLGYDGNFRLFSHSFDAEGKSNMSTEWEAIADLCDVKGFCGYNSYCSRIDGEPQCFCMPGYSFTDLNETSGGCERNFTGSKCILGKEDASHINMTSLNVGCDDRPYFLAPMREKEDCNHSCLEDCDCDAAIYSEPTCSKYKLPLKYLKNTTGTVPSIAFFKLSIDISRSLNGDTQKQPWSTILALSLSFVTYSCIILAVFTIFIFKFRILKYRKLLFETRTTGLMKGFTLRTYTYNELKKATKGFNQELGRGGFGAVHKGTFDKGRSFVAVKRLEKVVEEGEREFRAEMRVIGRTRHRNLVRLLGYCIEGSKRLLVYEYMSNGSLADLLFKGQWRPNWDDRVRIALDVARGILYLHEECESAIIHCDIKPQNILLDESWRAKISDFGIAKLLMPEQTRTNTHARGTRGYIAPEWFKNVPISVKVDIYSFGIVLLEIVCCRKNLAYNLSRPEETLLPAWAYKCFEANELGKLIRGEEVDRRTFERMVTVALWCIQDEPALRFPMKTVMMMLEGIIDVPIPPCPSDEFSVHY, encoded by the coding sequence ATGGCTTTTTTTATAGTCGCtgtttatttatcatttttgcttGCAACAACCTTTGAAGCTGCTAAAGCTCAGCCTGATGCAAATATGATAGGATTGGGTGCTACACTTTATCCTAGCAGTCAACCTTGGTACTCACCTTCCAAAAGGTTTGCATTTGGATTTTTTCCAGAAGGGAGTGGCTTTAGAGTAGGAATTCGGATAGTTGGAAGTGCCAATAATGTCACCGTGTGGACTGCCCAAAGGGATGATCCAGCTGTGTCGTCGAGCTCAAGTCTTGGTTTCATCGATGGAAAGCTTCAGTTGAAATATGAGCAAGGTCAGCTTCACACAATTGCTGATCCTTCAAAACCTGCGAGCTATGCTTCCATGCTTGACTCTGGAAATTTTGTGCTCTATGATCAATATAAAAGTATTATATGGGAGAGCTTCATATTTCCAACTGATACCATATTAGGCGGCCAGGCACTTGACCCTGGAAAAGAGTTGATCTCTAGTTTGTCTCCAATCGACCACCCGTCAGGTCGATTTCATCTGAAAATGCAGTATGATGGAAATCTTGTTGCATATCCTGCCGACTCCGCAGATGACTCGGTAGATTCCTACTGGAACACGGGGACTATGAATAACCCCAAGACTAAGCTGATTCTTACTAATGTCACCGGCAAATTATTACTGGCTGATGCTACTGGTACCTCAGTGATACAACCTGTGGCATCACCACTTTCAAGGGTAAACGGAAGTCTTTACCGTGCAACACTTGGTTATGATGGAAATTTTAGATTGTTTTCTCATAGCTTTGATGCAGAGGGAAAATCTAATATGTCGACAGAGTGGGAAGCAATTGCTGATCTCTGTGACGTGAAAGGTTTCTGTGGCTATAACAGTTATTGCAGTAGGATTGATGGCGAACCCCAGTGCTTCTGTATGCCAGGTTACAGTTTCACAGACCTCAACGAGACAAGTGGTGGCTGTGAGAGGAACTTCACTGGGAGCAAGTGCATTTTAGGCAAGGAAGATGCCTCCCATATTAACATGACTTCTCTGAATGTAGGGTGTGATGATCGGCCTTATTTTCTAGCGCCCATGCGCGAGAAGGAAGATTGCAATCATTCCTGCTTGGAGGACTGTGATTGTGATGCAGCTATATATTCTGAACCCACTTGCTCTAAATACAAGCTTCCACTCAAGTATCTCAAGAATACAACTGGTACCGTACCATCTATTGCTTTCTTCAAGCTGTCTATTGACATTAGCAGAAGTCTGAACGGTGATACTCAGAAACAGCCGTGGTCAACTATCCTTGCTCTAAGTCTGAGCTTCGTAACATATTCCTGCATCATCCTTGCAGTCTTCACTATCTTCATCTTTAAGTTCCGTATCTTGAAGTACAGAAAACTACTTTTTGAGACCAGAACAACTGGCTTAATGAAGGGATTCACTCTTCGAACATACACTTACAATGAGCTAAAGAAGGCTACCAAGGGGTTCAACCAGGAATTAGGTAGAGGCGGATTTGGAGCAGTTCACAAAGGCACTTTTGACAAAGGCAGAAGCTTTGTGGCGGTGAAAAGATTAGAGAAGGTGGTCGAAGAGGGTGAAAGAGAGTTCCGAGCTGAAATGAGGGTAATTGGCAGAACTCGACACAGGAATTTGGTCCGCTTGCTTGGATACTGTATTGAGGGATCGAAGAGGCTTTTGGTTTACGAATATATGAGCAATGGTTCCCTCGCTGATCTTCTCTTCAAAGGACAATGGCGTCCGAATTGGGATGATAGAGTTCGGATTGCACTAGACGTTGCCAGAGGCATACTCTATCTCCACGAGGAGTGCGAGTCTGCAATAATTCATTGTGACATAAAGCCTCAGAACATCTTACTTGACGAATCTTGGAGGGCAAAAATCTCAGATTTTGGTATAGCTAAATTACTAATGCCGGAACAAACGAGAACAAACACTCATGCCAGGGGGACAAGAGGGTATATCGCACCAGAATGGTTCAAAAACGTTCCCATATCCGTGAAGGTGGACATTTACAGCTTTGGAATAGTTCTACTGGAAATTGTTTGCTGCAGAAAGAACTTGGCATACAACCTGTCAAGGCCGGAAGAAACCCTGCTGCCTGCCTGGGCTTATAAGTGCTTTGAGGCCAACGAGCTGGGCAAACTCATCAGAGGCGAAGAGGTAGACAGGAGGACCTTTGAGAGAATGGTTACAGTTGCATTATGGTGTATTCAGGATGAACCGGCTCTTCGATTTCCAATGAAGACGGTGATGATGATGCTGGAGGGGATCATTGATGTACCTATTCCACCATGTCCATCGGATGAATTCAGCGTCCATTACTAA